Proteins found in one Candidatus Poribacteria bacterium genomic segment:
- a CDS encoding LamG domain-containing protein: MKATISVLFIAAVLLILIPLGDGKQRPGLELMLYYPLDEGGGRTVEDKSESEADGKLSAGEWVDGKYGKAVRFNMKDGDGDPEGTSNIRTRENDAFAFKGHAEITLMAWIKNETDHWAWAGINQFVVIYNRPEGNFTNYGFRIEDPGHPALFYRDAADADWHRKTSRGDPLPTKQWVHVACTAILGKGDTMKFYVDGEERPSGWSHGNGNFKAIAVPGPIDIGSRWGGGGKHLFHGSIDEVMIWRGVFEADEIKEIMSAPADEFLAVQPRGKLATTWATLKRSSN, from the coding sequence ATGAAAGCAACCATTTCTGTTCTGTTTATAGCAGCTGTCCTTTTAATCCTTATCCCGTTGGGCGACGGGAAACAGCGCCCTGGTTTGGAATTAATGCTCTATTATCCCCTTGACGAAGGCGGCGGCAGAACCGTGGAGGACAAGTCCGAAAGCGAAGCCGACGGCAAATTATCGGCGGGAGAATGGGTTGATGGCAAATATGGGAAAGCTGTACGGTTTAACATGAAGGATGGAGACGGCGATCCCGAAGGTACTAGTAATATCCGAACTCGAGAAAATGATGCCTTTGCCTTTAAGGGGCATGCGGAAATCACGCTGATGGCATGGATCAAAAATGAGACTGACCATTGGGCTTGGGCTGGGATTAATCAGTTTGTAGTTATCTATAACCGTCCTGAAGGAAATTTCACAAACTACGGTTTTCGGATAGAAGACCCGGGGCACCCCGCTCTATTTTATCGCGATGCAGCGGACGCAGATTGGCATCGTAAGACCTCAAGAGGTGACCCTTTGCCAACGAAGCAGTGGGTACATGTCGCGTGTACCGCTATTCTGGGCAAGGGAGACACCATGAAGTTCTATGTAGATGGGGAAGAACGTCCCAGTGGATGGAGTCATGGCAACGGAAATTTTAAGGCGATTGCGGTACCAGGTCCGATCGATATCGGCTCCCGTTGGGGAGGTGGAGGCAAACATCTCTTCCACGGCTCCATTGATGAGGTCATGATCTGGAGGGGCGTCTTTGAAGCCGATGAAATCAAAGAGATTATGTCGGCACCCGCCGACGAATTCCTCGCTGTTCAACCCCGCGGAAAGCTCGCGACAACGTGGGCAACACTAAAACGAAGTTCTAACTAA
- the coaBC gene encoding bifunctional phosphopantothenoylcysteine decarboxylase/phosphopantothenate--cysteine ligase CoaBC, translating into MEASENKTIILGVTGGIAIHKSIDLASQLVVMTENATRLVQPIQFQVISRNPVLLDLFDIGSDWKPVHIDLADKAHLLAIVPATANIIGKMANGIADNALSTVAISVHCPILIAPAMEQHMYENPFVAANIQSLKEHGVQFVEPVSGDLASGKQGMGRLNTVEVILERITQMLQTPKDLDGKRVIVTAGPTREYLDPVRFISNRSSGKMGYAVAEAARDRGAEVLLISGPATAAPPTGVETCYIETTLELQDTLLERFDQTDIVVMAAAVADYRPQAFSPNKIKKTTDQLTIPLEQNPDIAQVLGKRKKKGQITVGFAAETNDLLENAQKKLVKKNCDLIVANDVLAEGAGFEGDTNIVTLLDQRGNCEQLPLLSKREVADRILDRVVELAQS; encoded by the coding sequence GTGGAAGCATCAGAAAATAAAACCATCATCCTCGGCGTTACCGGCGGAATCGCCATCCATAAATCCATCGACCTAGCGAGCCAACTGGTCGTCATGACAGAAAACGCCACACGCTTGGTGCAGCCGATCCAATTCCAAGTCATCTCCCGAAACCCTGTCCTGCTCGACCTTTTCGATATCGGCTCCGATTGGAAACCGGTGCACATCGATCTCGCTGACAAAGCGCACCTGCTAGCAATCGTTCCCGCCACCGCAAACATCATCGGGAAAATGGCGAACGGCATCGCCGACAACGCGCTCTCCACGGTCGCAATCTCCGTCCACTGCCCAATCCTAATTGCACCCGCGATGGAACAACATATGTATGAAAACCCATTTGTGGCGGCGAACATCCAAAGTTTGAAGGAACACGGCGTCCAATTTGTCGAACCTGTCAGCGGCGATCTCGCCTCCGGAAAACAGGGGATGGGACGCTTGAACACAGTCGAAGTCATCTTGGAACGCATCACCCAAATGTTGCAAACACCCAAAGACCTAGACGGCAAGCGGGTAATTGTCACAGCAGGACCCACGCGGGAATACCTCGATCCAGTCCGCTTTATCAGCAACCGATCCAGCGGAAAGATGGGATATGCGGTCGCCGAAGCCGCACGAGATCGCGGTGCAGAGGTTCTCCTCATCAGCGGACCAGCAACAGCAGCACCACCCACAGGCGTCGAAACCTGCTACATAGAAACCACACTGGAGCTACAAGACACACTCCTCGAACGCTTCGATCAGACCGATATCGTGGTGATGGCAGCAGCCGTCGCCGACTATCGCCCACAAGCGTTCTCCCCGAACAAAATCAAGAAAACCACCGATCAACTGACCATCCCACTCGAACAAAACCCGGACATCGCACAAGTCCTAGGCAAACGCAAAAAGAAAGGACAGATCACGGTCGGTTTCGCCGCCGAAACGAATGACCTCTTGGAGAACGCCCAAAAGAAATTGGTCAAGAAGAACTGTGACCTCATCGTAGCAAACGACGTATTGGCGGAAGGCGCGGGGTTTGAAGGCGATACCAACATCGTAACCCTGTTGGACCAACGTGGAAACTGCGAACAACTCCCCCTGCTCTCCAAACGCGAAGTTGCAGATCGTATCCTAGACCGCGTGGTTGAACTGGCTCAGAGCTAG